The following coding sequences are from one Wenzhouxiangella sp. AB-CW3 window:
- a CDS encoding proton-conducting transporter membrane subunit, translating into MNLLPQLQPLTVILIAFVGAALIAMAGGHRWLREGLSWLASILFFLAVMGLLGAFLAGESVSQSVWEIMPGLTIAFRLEPVGMLFAAMSSTLWVLATPYAIGYMNAKGYSNLGRFFACYAIALGAAAGIAFADNLFTLFVFYEILSVSTYPLVAHSGDERSRKGARTYIALLLATSIGLMLPAMIWVWSAAGTLDFAPGGILDGQVSPWAGALMLMLFMYGAGKAALMPFHRWLPAAMVAPTPVSALLHAVAVVKAGVFVVLKIALYIFGLDYLRELATSDVVLYIAAFTMLAASLVAISRDNLKARLAYSTVSQLSYIVVGAMLAVQLAAIGGGLHMLMHGFGKITLFFCAGAIYVASGKTQVSELDGLGRRMPWTFAAFLVGALCVIGLPPTGGLWSKWHLVMGAWESGHGIIMLAFLLSTLLNIGYLLPPVLRAFLRPLPDGEPAGVREAPWMCVVPLVLTALGTIVLFLGAGPVFRLLETLFLPGA; encoded by the coding sequence ATGAACCTCCTGCCGCAACTGCAACCGCTGACCGTCATCCTGATTGCCTTTGTCGGCGCGGCGCTGATTGCAATGGCCGGTGGCCACCGATGGCTGCGCGAGGGTCTGAGCTGGCTGGCTTCGATTCTGTTCTTCCTGGCGGTCATGGGCCTGCTGGGGGCATTCCTGGCCGGTGAATCGGTCAGCCAGTCGGTCTGGGAGATCATGCCGGGGCTGACCATCGCCTTCCGGCTCGAACCGGTCGGCATGCTGTTCGCCGCCATGAGTTCCACCCTGTGGGTGCTGGCCACGCCGTATGCCATCGGCTACATGAATGCCAAGGGATACAGCAATCTCGGGCGCTTCTTTGCCTGCTATGCAATCGCGCTGGGCGCGGCGGCCGGTATCGCGTTTGCCGACAACCTGTTCACCCTGTTCGTCTTCTACGAGATCCTGTCGGTCTCGACCTACCCGCTGGTGGCACACAGCGGCGATGAGCGGTCGCGGAAAGGGGCACGCACCTATATTGCCCTGCTGCTGGCCACCAGCATCGGCCTGATGCTGCCGGCCATGATCTGGGTCTGGAGCGCGGCCGGCACCCTGGATTTCGCACCCGGCGGCATTCTCGACGGTCAGGTCAGCCCATGGGCCGGCGCCCTGATGCTGATGCTGTTCATGTACGGCGCGGGCAAGGCCGCCCTGATGCCTTTCCACCGCTGGCTACCCGCGGCCATGGTCGCGCCGACCCCGGTCTCGGCCCTTCTGCATGCTGTGGCAGTGGTCAAAGCCGGTGTGTTCGTGGTGCTCAAGATCGCACTCTACATATTCGGTCTCGATTACCTGCGCGAGCTGGCCACCAGCGACGTGGTGCTCTACATCGCCGCGTTTACCATGCTGGCCGCATCGCTCGTGGCCATTTCCCGGGACAATCTGAAAGCCAGGCTGGCCTACTCGACGGTCAGCCAGCTGTCCTACATCGTCGTCGGCGCCATGCTGGCCGTGCAGCTGGCCGCCATCGGTGGCGGCCTGCACATGCTCATGCACGGCTTCGGGAAGATCACGCTGTTTTTCTGCGCAGGCGCCATTTACGTGGCCAGCGGCAAGACGCAGGTCAGCGAGCTCGACGGCCTCGGACGACGCATGCCGTGGACCTTCGCCGCCTTTCTGGTCGGTGCGCTGTGCGTGATCGGCCTGCCGCCGACCGGTGGACTGTGGAGCAAATGGCACTTGGTCATGGGTGCCTGGGAGTCCGGACACGGCATCATCATGCTGGCCTTCCTACTCTCTACACTGCTCAACATCGGCTACCTGTTGCCACCGGTGCTGCGCGCCTTTCTCAGACCGCTGCCGGACGGTGAGCCGGCCGGCGTTCGGGAGGCGCCATGGATGTGCGTTGTTCCGCTGGTACTCACCGCGCTGGGCACCATCGTACTGTTCCTGGGCGCCGGGCCGGTGTTCAGGCTGCTGGAAACCCTGTTTTTGCCGGGCGCCTGA
- a CDS encoding monovalent cation/H+ antiporter subunit D family protein, with the protein MTITELMPFSVLVPLIAALVCALLPGRFWPWAVTLGACIAAAVIAAITLPAATDLTLSYAFGNWPPPIGIEYRVDAANAFVALLVAGMAAIALTWAKKSVDQEIPERQGTFYALFLLALAGLLGITLSGDAFNIFVFLEISSLATYGLIAHGRDRRALLASFRYLIMGTVGATFLLIGIGFLYIMTGTLNLADLAERVPEVRDTSTVRAALAFIIVGMGIKLALLPLHLWLPNAYTYAPSFVTVFLAGTATKVALYVMLRFVYTVFAPDWSFVVLPLSTVFMILGVAGMFVGSWVALFQPNIKRMLAYSSVAQVGYMVLGVSLASVIGLTAAFLHLFNHALMKTALFMAVGTVIYQVGSARISDFRGLGRTMPWTLTAFALAGLSIIGIPTTAGFVSKWYLIQAALEQGQWFLVVLILITSLMAVIYIWRVIEAAWFQERDPKQRQVGEAPLALLIPTWVLVALNFYFGLDTRLTVGGATAAAEALLGGGIMP; encoded by the coding sequence ATGACGATAACCGAACTGATGCCGTTCAGCGTGCTGGTGCCGCTGATCGCCGCACTCGTCTGCGCACTGCTGCCCGGGCGGTTCTGGCCATGGGCAGTCACGCTGGGTGCCTGCATCGCAGCGGCCGTGATTGCCGCGATCACGCTGCCCGCGGCAACGGACCTGACCCTCTCGTACGCCTTCGGCAACTGGCCGCCGCCCATCGGCATCGAGTACCGGGTCGATGCGGCCAATGCCTTTGTCGCGCTGCTGGTCGCCGGCATGGCCGCCATTGCCCTGACCTGGGCCAAGAAAAGCGTCGACCAGGAAATCCCGGAGCGCCAGGGCACGTTCTATGCGCTGTTCCTGCTGGCGCTGGCCGGCCTGCTGGGCATTACGCTCAGCGGCGATGCCTTCAACATCTTCGTATTCCTCGAAATCTCCTCGCTGGCCACCTACGGGCTGATCGCCCATGGCCGCGACCGGCGCGCACTGCTGGCCTCGTTCCGCTACCTGATCATGGGCACGGTGGGCGCCACCTTCCTGCTCATCGGCATCGGCTTTCTCTACATCATGACCGGCACCCTCAACCTGGCCGATCTGGCCGAGCGGGTACCCGAGGTACGCGACACCTCCACCGTGCGTGCCGCGCTGGCCTTCATCATCGTCGGCATGGGCATCAAGCTGGCGCTGCTGCCGCTGCACCTGTGGCTGCCCAACGCCTATACCTATGCGCCCAGTTTCGTCACCGTCTTTCTGGCCGGCACGGCAACCAAGGTGGCGCTATACGTCATGCTGCGCTTCGTCTACACGGTTTTCGCCCCGGACTGGAGCTTCGTGGTTCTGCCGCTGTCGACCGTGTTCATGATCCTGGGCGTGGCCGGCATGTTCGTCGGCTCTTGGGTGGCGCTGTTCCAGCCCAATATCAAGCGCATGCTGGCCTACTCCTCGGTGGCCCAGGTCGGCTACATGGTGCTTGGCGTGTCGCTGGCCAGCGTGATCGGGCTGACGGCGGCCTTCCTCCACCTGTTCAATCACGCACTGATGAAAACCGCGCTGTTCATGGCCGTGGGCACCGTCATCTACCAGGTGGGGTCGGCCAGGATCAGCGACTTCCGTGGCCTGGGCAGAACCATGCCCTGGACCCTGACGGCCTTTGCCCTGGCCGGGCTGTCGATCATTGGCATCCCCACCACGGCCGGCTTCGTCAGCAAGTGGTACCTGATACAGGCCGCGCTGGAACAGGGGCAATGGTTCCTGGTCGTACTCATCCTGATCACCTCGCTGATGGCCGTCATCTACATCTGGCGGGTCATCGAAGCCGCCTGGTTCCAGGAAAGAGACCCCAAGCAGCGCCAGGTGGGCGAAGCACCGCTGGCACTGCTGATACCCACCTGGGTCCTGGTGGCGCTCAACTTCTACTTCGGCCTTGACACACGTCTGACCGTCGGCGGCGCCACGGCCGCGGCAGAAGCCCTGCTGGGCGGGGGGATCATGCCATGA